In Cololabis saira isolate AMF1-May2022 chromosome 1, fColSai1.1, whole genome shotgun sequence, the following proteins share a genomic window:
- the snrpb2 gene encoding U2 small nuclear ribonucleoprotein B'' yields the protein MDIRPNHTIYINNINDKVKKEELKRSLYALFSQFGQVINIVALKTIRMRGQAFVVFKELAASTNALRQLQGFPFYNKPMRIQYAKTDSDVISKMKGTHSDKEKKKEKKKKALEPALNATKKPTAVSTGLGHTPAVQVPDNPPNYILFLSNLPEETNEMMLSMLFNQFPGFKEVRLVPGKHDISFVEFESDTQAGVAKDALQGFRITATCAMKITYAKK from the exons ATGGATATCCGACCAAACCACACCATTTACATCAACAACATCAACGATAAAGTCAAGAAGGAAG AGCTGAAGCGGTCGCTGTACGCGCTCTTCTCCCAGTTCGGTCAGGTCATCAACATCGTGGCCCTGAAGACCATAAGGATGAGGGGGCAGGCCTTCGTCGTCTTCAAGGAGCTGGCCGCCTCCACCAACGCGCTGAGGCAGCTGCAGGGTTTCCCTTTCTACAACAAACCCATG AGGATACAGTACGCAAAGACGGACTCAGACGTGATCTCCAAGATGAAGGGCACGCACAGCGAcaaggagaagaaaaaggagaaaaagaagaaggctCTAGAGCCGGCACTAAACGCCACGAAGAAGCCGACAGCG GTGTCCACTGGACTAGGTCACACACCTGCAGTACAG GTCCCAGACAACCCACCCAACTACATCCTGTTCCTCAGCAACCTCCCCGAGGAGACCAACGAGATGATGCTGTCCATGCTGTTCAACCA GTTTCCTGGTTTCAAAGAAGTGCGTCTGGTCCCGGGAAAACACGACATCTCCTTCGTGGAGTTTGAGAGCGACACCCAGGCGGGCGTGGCCAAAGACGCGCTGCAGGGCTTCCGGATCACAGCCACCTGCGCCATGAAGATCACCTACGCCAAGAAGTAG
- the prokr1a gene encoding prokineticin receptor 1a, which yields MAGPTNSSWALMDQLLPAGDVRDYEVPPEEIPDTTQGRAFFVATIVIAVVLVGIMLVCGVGNCLFIASLARFKQLRNITNLLIASLAVSDVLVAAVCCPFLLDYYVVKKLSWSHGLLLCASINYLRTVSLYVSTNALLAIAVDRYMAIVYPLRPRMKHQTAYCVILTIWIVPVFISIPSAYMASETTYPHVEGDTHKTFCAQIWPVDQQIYYRSYFLLVFALEFVVPVAVMAVCYTQISKELWFKSVPGFQTEQIRKRLHRRRRTVVVLILVLVAYILCWTPYYAFALVRDFYPTLISRDRNSLVAFYIIECIAMSNGVINTLCFVSVRNHGKRLKKAGQFPLGLISFVARKSLDEGEARTCSLKVTEDVEGLRLR from the exons ATGGCCGGTCCGACCAACAGCAGCTGGGCTCTGATGGACCAGCTCCTCCCGGCCGGTGATGTCCGGGACTACGAGGTTCCTCCGGAGGAGATCCCAGACACCACCCAGGGCCGGGCCTTCTTTGTGGCCACCATCGTCATCGCTGTGGTCCTGGTGGGCATCATGCTGGTCTGCGGGGTGGGAAACTGTCTGTTCATCGCCAGCCTGGCCCGCTTCAAGCAGCTCCGAAACATCACCAACCTGCTGATCGCCAGCCTGGCCGTGTCGGACGTGCTGGTGGCGGCCGTGTGCTGCCCCTTCCTGCTGGACTACTACGTGGTGAAGAAGCTGTCGTGGAGCCACGGCCTGCTGCTCTGCGCCTCCATCAACTACCTCCGCACCGTCTCGCTCTACGTGTCCACCAATGCGCTGCTGGCCATCGCTGTGGACAG GTACATGGCGATCGTCTACCCGCTGAGGCCTCGCATGAAGCACCAGACGGCGTACTGCGTGATCCTGACCATTTGGATCGTCCCCGTCTTCATCTCCATCCCCTCCGCCTACATGGCCTCAGAGACCACGTACCCCCATGTGGAAGGCGACACCCATAAGACCTTCTGTGCTCAGATCTGGCCTGTGGACCAGCAGATCTACTACCGCTCCTACTTCCTCCTCGTCTTCGCTCTGGAGTTTGTGGTCCCCGTGGCCGTCATGGCCGTCTGCTACACGCAGATCTCCAAAGAGCTTTGGTTCAAAAGTGTCCCGGGTTTCCAGACGGAGCAGATCAGGAAGAGGCTCCACCGGCGTCGCAGGACGGTGGTGGTGTTGATTCTGGTGCTGGTGGCCTACATCCTGTGCTGGACACCGTACTACGCCTTCGCCCTAGTGCGGGACTTCTACCCCACCCTCATCTCCAGGGATAGGAACTCCCTGGTGGCCTTCTACATCATCGAGTGCATAGCCATGAGCAACGGGGTCATCAACACCCTGTGCTTCGTCAGCGTCCGCAACCACGGCAAGCGCCTGAAGAAGGCGGGGCAGTTCCCGCTGGGGCTCATCAGTTTCGTGGCCAGGAAGTCTTTGGATGAAGGGGAGGCACGGACGTGCTCCCTGAAGGTGACGGAGGACGTGGAGGGACTTCGGCTGAGGTGA